From the genome of Streptomyces sp. V1I1, one region includes:
- a CDS encoding helix-turn-helix domain-containing protein has translation MIIRSIVDDHRAEELASLLRVLRERAGMTQEELADSSGLSIRTISDLERGRTTTPQRRSIALLAGALCIEGDSLDHFRQAARGRSVAQCPDCAATLQLDELFQQKRSA, from the coding sequence GTGATAATACGCTCCATTGTGGACGATCATCGGGCCGAAGAGCTTGCCTCGCTATTGCGGGTGCTCCGGGAACGGGCCGGGATGACCCAAGAGGAATTAGCAGACAGTTCCGGCCTGAGTATCCGGACAATCTCGGATCTGGAACGCGGCCGTACAACCACCCCGCAGCGGCGGTCAATCGCGCTGCTCGCCGGTGCCCTGTGCATCGAAGGGGACTCGCTGGACCACTTCCGGCAGGCTGCACGGGGCCGGTCTGTGGCGCAATGTCCGGACTGTGCGGCCACGTTGCAGCTGGACGAGCTGTTCCAGCAGAAGCGATCAGCTTGA
- a CDS encoding amino acid adenylation domain-containing protein, with translation MDTSSDSLVEALRASLIENDRLRQQNQQLTDAAGEPLAIVGMACRLPGGVTAPEDLWRLVTDGEDAVGPFPSDRGWDVEGLFHPEPGRPGTSYTREGGFLYDAADFDAAFFGISPREAATMDPQQRLLLECSWEALERAGMDPKSLAGSRSGVFFGLMYHDYLGNTSSGSLASGRISYTLGLEGPAMTVDTACSSSLVALHSAATALRQGECSLALVGGATVMATPQAFVELSRQRVLSPDGRSKSFSAAADGAGWSEGAGVIAVERLSDAQRLGHRVLAVVRGSALNQDGASSGFSAPNGPAQQRLIRQALTNAGLSTSDVDVVEAHGTGTTLGDPIEAQALLATYGQDRPADRPLLLGALKSNVGHTQAAAGVVGMIKMVLALRHGVVPGTLHLDTPSPQVDWSAGAVELVAKTRPWPETDGPRRAAVSSFGISGTNAHVILEQAPEPPAADGRATGTDDQVPWVLSARSATALRGQAARLLSFAESHDDVRPHDVGRALTARSVFEHRAVLVGRHRAEFLSGLRALADGKDALGGVHGKVHATGRTVFVFPGQGSQWARMGVGLLDTEPVFARELEACDEALREYVDWSLLDVLREAPGAPGLESDDVVQPALFAVAVSLAALWRSHGVEPAAVLGHSQGEIAAAYVAGALTLKDAARIVALRSQEIVRVMAGRGGMVAVAVAADVLPGYLEPWSGRLTVAAVNSPLSAVVSGDDAALEELLARCKADGIRARRVPVTYGSHSPQVDELRDRLLSELAPVRPVRSTVPFFSTVTGDWLETTGMDADYWFRNLRRQVRFAASVTALAEQGFDSFIEVSPHPVLVPAVEETLAEAGSPFCALGTLRNGKGDRQQLLTALGEAFVGGVPVNWPSVLPGGDAEYVDLPTYAFQKKRFWINTDAPGSASTEPDPLESLLPEDDNRDEVREGLLSGSDEERHAAALDLVSGTVAAVLRHSSTDDIAADDAFLDLGFDSLTALEARNRLNRATGLSLPLSMVFDHPTPDALARFILSEVTARAGTEAGAESDDDLLRFAAERRQGTAADDRIPMSFGQQRLWALDQMVPDSPAYNVVMALALHGSLEPEVMEKAVNEVVRRHDILRTTFPSAEGQAWQKIAPSMTIPVPVVDLEGVPAPEREAEYERLVGVEARHVFDLAEGPLTRVRLFRVGPAEYRMVVNLHHIIADAWSGGILGREIGAAYEAFADGRTPALPALAVQYADYALWERRRFDDERLAARLANLRELMGDATTGVKLLTDRPRPAVQQFRGGAMSFDVGDELATALRSFSAEHGVTLFTTLLSALKVVLYRYAGDTESSGDVVVGTAMANRQHEAVQDLIGFFVNTVVLKTGMGDDPTVAELLGRVGEVVKQGFDHQDVPYDALVAELSPERGATSNPLFQVVFDMKRHSGNSGPGGAAFADVVEIHNDTAKFDIEISVTELPDSLLVDAEYNSDIFDHATIERLLAGYRVLLEAFAGSLERRVSELPVLPSAIEHQLLVEWNDTAHEYPDEQIRCLHTLIEDQTDRTPDAVAVTFEGEDITFAELDRRANRVAHRLRGMGVGPDQPVAISVERSLEMVVGLLGILKAGGAYLPIDPTYPAQRVAFMLSDADPRILLTQQRLIDQLPEHQAVVIPLDRAGEFDSEPDTRPDCTAGMDDLVYMIYTSGSTGRPKAAMMTHRGVVNRLLWKQEYFGLTPDDRVLQKTPFSFDVSVWEFFWPLLTGTRMVVARPEGHKDPEYLSTLIQEQGITTLHFVPSMLRVFLQHPGIERCRSITRVIASGEALPTSSIQSCYDQLPGATLYNLWGATECSVDSTCWECPRDIGSSVVSLGPPIHNTQIYVLDRHLSPVPIGAPGEAYIGGVGVARGYYNRPELTEQRFLPDPFSSEPGATLYRTGDLARFRADGSMEFLGRTDFQVKVRGMRIELGEIEAGLGKHPAVRDVVVMARELTPDAQDKQLIAYIVPEEGATAPEASAAGREEERQRLFDETGWNGSYTEKQLSEEETRARLDSTVERVLALRPRRVLEIGIGTGELLARIAPHTTAYWGTDLSGTAVDHVRDQVVPTLPEEAGIQLFHREENDFSAFADEQFDVVILNSAAQYVPDSGYLREVIGTALAHVRPGGAVFLGDVRSLPMLDAFHTEVELERAEPGLTVGLLRSRVRQRTAHEKELLLAPEFFTALRAEIPAISRVEMMLKSGDDHNEVTRYRYDVALHVGQAVADLPRPARVAWTSMDAVRRILTEERPDGLEVNGVPNARVASINAFLAAMNDASDETAVDDLLRSDVAEGVEPEVCRQLGEELGYLADIAWAGGRTDGRYRVTFRRPETEYLADWTDPADPGRSPRHYANNPRLSELGRWLTAEAATFLRDSVPEFMVPSAVVALAEFPINANGKLDRGALPLPLRGMQPTERIVAPRTRFEEQLAVIWADVLGLDEVSVDRGFFALGGDSLLGIQMVSRATAKGMALTPQDVFQSPTITELAVLAETRGPVRAPTVVERDPQLLEWARSRYPDAADAYPATGMQQSALEAIERAPDSGVYVTHQRFQFIGQKLDPSALERAWQYTVDQFPSLRTSYVRDEAGQWIQVVRTDVRIQIDTYDLRAASPVEQERRISAYIEAERRRGFNGPPPKTRLGLFRLADDAFEYIHFFTLLAQDGWSAAMMLRTLLDTYESLTAGREPIVVPPASAYGDFCVEQGQRDTSDAEEFWRQELAGVELPGASITLPPQERRTDVPVPVQQEFVPVSEETANELTALARSHGLSVNSVVYGAWAIMVSAITGSPDVVCGALMSGRSTTSVDVDQAAGLMFNILPVGTTVDPAAPLLPWLAEVQARISAISDYEYFSPAALRDVTGVPAGEPLFESYVVNENVPGMTAGLGRLMSVLGAATPVQVLAQTEHPLRVEIHFTDQFSVIAANHRSGYFPDGAVARWMKEYVRLLSAIVANPERPVGDLVSECAAQVR, from the coding sequence GTGGACACCTCTTCCGACTCGCTGGTCGAGGCGCTTCGGGCATCTCTGATCGAGAATGACCGACTCCGCCAGCAGAACCAGCAGTTGACCGATGCGGCCGGCGAGCCGCTGGCCATTGTCGGGATGGCCTGTCGGCTGCCGGGCGGCGTCACCGCGCCCGAGGACCTGTGGCGGCTCGTCACCGACGGCGAGGATGCAGTCGGACCGTTCCCCTCGGACCGGGGCTGGGACGTCGAGGGGCTGTTCCACCCGGAACCCGGCCGCCCGGGGACCTCGTACACCCGCGAGGGCGGGTTCCTGTACGACGCGGCGGACTTCGACGCGGCCTTCTTCGGTATCTCGCCCCGTGAGGCGGCGACGATGGACCCCCAGCAGCGGCTGCTGCTGGAGTGTTCCTGGGAGGCCCTCGAACGCGCCGGGATGGACCCGAAGTCCCTCGCCGGCAGCCGGTCCGGCGTGTTCTTCGGCCTGATGTACCACGACTACCTGGGCAACACCAGTTCGGGAAGCCTGGCCTCGGGCCGGATCTCCTACACCCTCGGCCTCGAGGGCCCGGCGATGACGGTGGACACCGCCTGTTCGTCGTCGCTGGTGGCGCTGCACTCGGCCGCGACGGCGCTGCGCCAGGGGGAGTGCTCGCTGGCGCTGGTCGGCGGCGCCACGGTGATGGCGACACCGCAGGCGTTCGTCGAGCTGTCCCGGCAGCGGGTGCTCTCCCCCGACGGCCGGTCCAAGTCGTTCTCCGCGGCCGCCGACGGTGCCGGATGGTCCGAGGGCGCGGGCGTCATCGCCGTGGAACGCCTCTCGGACGCGCAGCGGCTGGGGCACCGGGTGCTGGCCGTGGTGCGTGGTTCCGCGCTCAACCAGGATGGCGCGAGCAGCGGGTTCTCCGCGCCCAACGGTCCGGCGCAGCAGCGCCTGATCCGCCAGGCGCTGACGAATGCCGGTTTGTCCACTTCGGACGTGGACGTCGTGGAGGCGCACGGTACGGGCACCACGCTGGGTGACCCGATCGAGGCCCAGGCCCTGCTGGCGACCTACGGACAGGACCGTCCGGCCGACCGCCCCCTGCTGCTGGGAGCGTTGAAGTCCAACGTCGGGCACACTCAGGCGGCGGCGGGTGTCGTCGGCATGATCAAGATGGTGCTCGCCCTGCGGCACGGTGTTGTGCCGGGCACACTGCACCTGGACACTCCCAGTCCGCAGGTCGACTGGTCGGCGGGGGCCGTGGAGCTTGTGGCCAAGACCAGGCCGTGGCCGGAGACGGACGGTCCGCGGCGGGCCGCGGTGTCCTCGTTCGGCATCAGCGGGACCAACGCTCACGTGATCCTGGAGCAGGCGCCCGAGCCGCCCGCCGCGGACGGCCGGGCCACCGGCACCGACGACCAGGTGCCCTGGGTGCTGTCGGCCCGGTCCGCGACGGCCCTGCGCGGCCAGGCCGCCCGGCTGCTGTCGTTCGCGGAGTCGCACGACGACGTGCGGCCGCATGACGTCGGCCGTGCCCTCACCGCGCGGTCGGTCTTCGAGCACCGCGCCGTCCTCGTCGGCCGTCACCGTGCGGAGTTCCTGAGCGGGCTGCGGGCCCTGGCCGACGGCAAGGACGCCTTGGGTGGGGTACACGGCAAGGTGCACGCCACCGGCCGGACGGTGTTCGTGTTCCCCGGTCAGGGTTCGCAGTGGGCGCGGATGGGCGTCGGCCTGCTGGACACCGAACCCGTCTTCGCCCGCGAGCTGGAAGCCTGCGACGAAGCGTTGCGGGAGTACGTGGACTGGTCGCTGCTGGACGTGTTGCGCGAGGCTCCTGGCGCCCCCGGGCTGGAGAGTGACGACGTCGTCCAGCCCGCCCTCTTCGCGGTCGCGGTGTCGCTTGCCGCCCTCTGGCGCTCACACGGCGTCGAGCCGGCCGCCGTGCTGGGGCACAGCCAGGGCGAAATCGCCGCCGCCTATGTCGCCGGCGCCCTCACCCTGAAGGACGCGGCACGGATCGTGGCGCTGCGCAGCCAGGAGATCGTGCGCGTCATGGCGGGTCGCGGCGGCATGGTCGCCGTGGCGGTCGCGGCCGACGTGCTGCCCGGGTATCTCGAGCCGTGGTCCGGCAGGCTGACGGTGGCCGCGGTCAACAGCCCGCTGTCGGCGGTCGTTTCGGGGGACGACGCCGCGCTTGAGGAACTACTCGCCCGGTGCAAGGCCGACGGTATCCGCGCACGCCGGGTTCCGGTGACGTACGGCTCCCACTCGCCGCAGGTGGACGAGCTTCGCGACCGCCTGCTGTCGGAACTGGCTCCGGTGCGGCCGGTGCGCTCGACGGTGCCGTTCTTCTCGACCGTGACCGGCGACTGGCTCGAAACCACCGGGATGGACGCCGACTACTGGTTCCGGAACCTGCGTCGGCAGGTCAGGTTCGCGGCGTCGGTCACGGCCCTCGCCGAGCAGGGCTTCGACTCCTTCATCGAGGTCAGCCCGCATCCGGTTCTCGTTCCCGCGGTCGAGGAGACCCTGGCGGAGGCGGGCAGTCCGTTCTGCGCGCTCGGCACCTTGCGAAACGGCAAGGGTGACCGGCAGCAACTGCTCACGGCGCTGGGAGAGGCGTTCGTCGGTGGCGTACCGGTGAACTGGCCGTCGGTGCTTCCGGGCGGCGACGCCGAGTACGTCGACCTGCCGACGTACGCCTTCCAGAAGAAGCGTTTCTGGATCAACACCGACGCTCCGGGCAGTGCGTCGACCGAACCCGATCCCCTCGAGTCGCTGCTGCCCGAGGACGACAACCGGGACGAGGTGCGTGAGGGACTGCTCTCGGGGTCGGACGAAGAGCGCCACGCCGCCGCGCTCGACCTTGTCAGCGGGACGGTCGCGGCCGTGCTCAGGCACAGCTCGACCGACGACATCGCCGCGGACGACGCGTTCCTCGACCTGGGGTTCGACTCCCTCACGGCGCTGGAGGCCCGTAACCGCCTGAACCGCGCGACCGGGCTGAGCCTGCCGCTGAGCATGGTGTTCGACCACCCCACCCCGGACGCGCTCGCCCGCTTCATCCTGTCGGAGGTCACCGCACGGGCGGGTACCGAGGCCGGCGCCGAGTCGGACGACGACCTCCTGCGGTTCGCCGCGGAGCGCCGGCAGGGGACAGCCGCGGACGACCGGATCCCGATGTCCTTCGGTCAGCAACGGCTGTGGGCCCTCGACCAGATGGTCCCCGACAGCCCCGCGTACAACGTGGTCATGGCGCTCGCGCTGCACGGATCGCTGGAGCCGGAGGTGATGGAGAAGGCCGTCAACGAGGTCGTCCGGCGGCACGACATCCTGCGCACCACGTTCCCCAGCGCCGAGGGGCAGGCCTGGCAGAAGATCGCGCCGAGCATGACGATCCCGGTGCCGGTAGTCGACCTGGAAGGGGTCCCCGCACCGGAGCGGGAGGCGGAGTACGAGCGGCTCGTCGGGGTGGAGGCCCGGCATGTGTTCGACCTTGCCGAGGGCCCGCTGACGCGGGTGAGGCTGTTCCGCGTCGGTCCTGCCGAGTACCGGATGGTGGTCAATCTGCACCACATCATCGCGGACGCGTGGTCGGGCGGCATCCTCGGCCGGGAGATCGGGGCCGCCTACGAGGCCTTCGCCGACGGGAGGACTCCCGCGCTGCCGGCCCTGGCCGTGCAGTACGCCGACTACGCCCTCTGGGAGCGCCGGCGGTTCGACGACGAGCGGCTCGCCGCCAGGCTGGCGAACCTGCGTGAACTGATGGGTGACGCCACGACCGGCGTGAAGCTGTTGACGGACCGGCCCCGACCCGCGGTCCAGCAGTTCCGGGGCGGCGCCATGAGCTTTGACGTCGGCGACGAACTCGCCACCGCGCTCCGCTCGTTCAGCGCCGAGCACGGCGTCACGCTCTTCACCACGCTGCTGTCCGCCCTCAAGGTGGTGCTTTACCGATACGCGGGCGACACCGAGAGCTCGGGTGACGTGGTGGTCGGGACGGCGATGGCCAACCGGCAGCACGAGGCCGTCCAGGACCTCATCGGCTTCTTCGTGAACACGGTGGTCCTGAAGACCGGCATGGGCGACGATCCCACCGTCGCGGAACTGCTCGGCCGGGTCGGCGAGGTGGTCAAGCAGGGGTTCGACCACCAGGACGTCCCCTACGACGCGCTGGTCGCGGAGCTGAGCCCGGAACGAGGGGCGACGTCCAACCCGCTGTTCCAGGTCGTCTTCGACATGAAGCGCCACAGCGGGAACTCCGGGCCGGGCGGCGCGGCATTCGCCGACGTCGTCGAAATCCACAATGACACCGCCAAGTTCGACATCGAGATCTCGGTGACCGAGCTGCCCGACTCGCTCCTGGTCGACGCCGAGTACAACAGCGACATCTTCGACCACGCCACCATCGAACGCCTGCTGGCGGGATACCGGGTGCTGCTCGAGGCGTTCGCCGGCTCGCTGGAGCGGCGGGTGTCGGAGCTCCCCGTCCTGCCGTCCGCGATCGAGCACCAGCTCCTGGTCGAGTGGAACGACACCGCCCACGAGTATCCGGACGAGCAGATCCGGTGCCTGCACACCCTGATCGAGGACCAGACCGACCGGACGCCGGACGCCGTCGCGGTGACGTTCGAGGGCGAGGACATCACCTTCGCCGAACTCGACCGCCGTGCCAACCGGGTGGCCCACCGGCTGCGCGGGATGGGAGTCGGTCCCGACCAGCCCGTCGCCATCTCCGTCGAACGGTCGCTGGAGATGGTGGTCGGCCTGCTCGGCATCCTGAAGGCCGGCGGCGCCTATCTGCCGATCGACCCGACGTATCCGGCGCAGCGAGTGGCGTTCATGCTGTCCGACGCGGACCCGCGCATCCTGCTGACCCAGCAGCGACTTATCGACCAGCTTCCGGAACACCAGGCCGTGGTGATCCCTCTGGACCGGGCGGGGGAGTTCGACAGCGAGCCCGACACCCGTCCGGACTGCACCGCCGGCATGGACGACCTGGTGTACATGATCTACACCTCGGGCTCGACCGGACGGCCCAAGGCGGCGATGATGACGCATCGCGGCGTTGTCAACCGGCTGTTGTGGAAGCAGGAGTACTTCGGTCTCACGCCGGACGACCGGGTGCTGCAGAAGACCCCGTTCAGCTTCGACGTGTCCGTGTGGGAGTTCTTCTGGCCGCTGCTGACGGGTACGCGGATGGTGGTCGCCCGACCGGAGGGTCACAAGGACCCCGAGTACCTCTCCACCTTGATCCAGGAGCAGGGCATCACGACCCTGCACTTCGTTCCCTCGATGCTCCGGGTCTTTCTCCAGCATCCCGGCATCGAGCGCTGCCGGTCGATCACCCGGGTGATCGCCAGCGGGGAGGCGCTGCCCACGTCGTCGATCCAGTCGTGCTACGACCAGCTGCCGGGGGCGACCCTCTACAACCTCTGGGGGGCGACCGAGTGCTCGGTCGACAGCACCTGCTGGGAGTGCCCGCGCGACATCGGGTCCTCCGTCGTGTCGCTGGGCCCGCCGATCCACAACACCCAGATCTACGTCCTGGACCGGCATCTCAGTCCGGTGCCGATCGGCGCGCCCGGCGAGGCGTACATCGGCGGTGTCGGCGTGGCGCGCGGCTACTACAACAGGCCCGAGCTGACCGAGCAGCGCTTCCTGCCGGACCCCTTCAGCTCCGAGCCCGGCGCCACGCTGTACCGCACCGGTGACCTGGCCCGGTTCCGGGCCGACGGGTCGATGGAGTTCCTGGGCCGGACCGACTTCCAGGTCAAGGTGCGCGGGATGCGCATCGAACTGGGGGAGATTGAGGCGGGCCTGGGCAAGCACCCCGCCGTGCGCGATGTCGTGGTGATGGCCCGCGAGCTCACGCCGGACGCCCAGGACAAGCAGCTCATCGCGTACATCGTCCCCGAGGAAGGGGCGACCGCCCCGGAGGCTTCGGCCGCCGGCAGGGAAGAGGAACGACAGCGCCTCTTCGACGAGACCGGCTGGAACGGCAGCTACACCGAGAAGCAGCTGTCGGAGGAGGAGACGCGCGCCCGGCTCGACTCGACGGTGGAACGCGTGCTGGCGCTGCGGCCCCGGCGCGTGCTCGAGATCGGCATCGGCACCGGCGAGCTGCTGGCCAGGATCGCCCCGCACACCACCGCGTACTGGGGGACCGACCTCTCCGGTACAGCGGTCGACCATGTGCGCGACCAGGTCGTGCCCACTCTTCCCGAAGAGGCCGGCATACAGCTGTTCCACCGCGAGGAGAACGACTTCAGCGCCTTTGCCGACGAGCAGTTCGACGTCGTGATCCTCAACTCGGCCGCGCAGTACGTCCCGGACTCCGGCTACCTGCGCGAGGTCATCGGCACGGCCCTGGCACACGTGCGGCCCGGCGGCGCCGTGTTCCTCGGCGACGTGCGGAGCCTGCCGATGCTCGACGCCTTCCACACGGAGGTCGAGCTCGAGCGTGCCGAGCCGGGGCTCACCGTCGGCCTGCTGCGCAGCCGGGTCCGGCAGCGCACGGCGCACGAGAAGGAACTCCTGCTCGCGCCCGAGTTCTTCACCGCGCTGCGTGCGGAGATCCCTGCGATCTCCCGGGTCGAGATGATGCTCAAGAGCGGCGACGACCACAACGAGGTGACCCGGTACCGCTACGACGTGGCCCTGCACGTGGGCCAGGCCGTCGCCGACCTGCCCCGCCCGGCACGGGTGGCCTGGACGTCGATGGACGCCGTCCGCCGCATCCTCACGGAGGAGCGGCCGGACGGGCTGGAGGTCAACGGCGTCCCCAACGCCAGGGTCGCCTCGATCAACGCCTTCCTGGCCGCGATGAACGACGCCTCCGACGAGACCGCCGTCGACGATCTTCTCCGTTCGGACGTCGCCGAGGGTGTCGAGCCCGAGGTGTGCCGTCAACTGGGCGAGGAGCTTGGCTATCTGGCCGACATCGCCTGGGCGGGCGGAAGGACCGACGGCAGGTACCGAGTGACGTTCCGGCGTCCGGAGACCGAGTACCTCGCCGACTGGACGGACCCGGCCGACCCGGGGCGCTCGCCGCGGCACTACGCCAACAACCCGAGGCTGTCCGAGCTGGGCCGCTGGCTGACCGCGGAGGCCGCGACCTTCCTGCGGGACAGCGTCCCGGAGTTCATGGTGCCCTCGGCAGTCGTCGCGCTCGCCGAGTTCCCGATCAACGCCAACGGAAAGCTGGACCGCGGTGCGCTGCCGCTGCCGCTGCGGGGCATGCAGCCGACGGAGAGGATCGTCGCGCCGCGCACCCGGTTCGAGGAGCAGCTCGCGGTCATCTGGGCCGATGTGCTGGGCCTGGACGAGGTGAGCGTCGACCGGGGCTTCTTCGCCCTCGGAGGCGACTCCCTGCTCGGCATCCAGATGGTCAGCCGGGCCACCGCCAAGGGGATGGCCCTCACCCCGCAGGACGTGTTCCAGAGCCCCACCATCACGGAGCTGGCGGTGCTGGCCGAGACCCGGGGCCCGGTGCGAGCGCCGACCGTGGTCGAGCGGGATCCGCAGCTGCTGGAGTGGGCGCGGTCGCGCTATCCCGACGCCGCGGACGCCTACCCGGCGACCGGGATGCAGCAGAGCGCACTGGAGGCCATCGAGCGGGCGCCCGACTCCGGTGTCTACGTCACCCACCAGCGGTTCCAGTTCATAGGTCAGAAACTGGACCCGAGCGCGCTCGAGCGGGCGTGGCAGTACACCGTGGACCAGTTCCCCTCGCTGCGCACCAGCTATGTCCGTGACGAGGCCGGCCAGTGGATCCAGGTGGTCCGTACGGACGTGCGGATCCAGATCGACACGTACGACCTCCGTGCCGCCTCCCCGGTGGAGCAGGAGCGCCGGATCAGCGCCTACATCGAGGCGGAAAGGAGGCGCGGCTTCAACGGTCCGCCGCCCAAGACGCGGCTGGGTCTGTTCCGCCTGGCGGACGACGCCTTCGAGTACATCCACTTCTTCACCCTGCTCGCGCAGGACGGTTGGAGCGCGGCGATGATGCTGCGCACCCTCCTCGACACCTACGAGAGCCTGACGGCCGGCCGCGAGCCGATCGTCGTGCCCCCGGCGTCCGCCTACGGCGACTTCTGCGTGGAGCAGGGTCAGCGGGACACGAGTGACGCCGAGGAGTTCTGGCGACAGGAGCTGGCCGGCGTGGAGCTCCCCGGGGCATCCATCACGCTGCCTCCCCAGGAGCGGCGGACCGACGTCCCGGTGCCGGTCCAGCAGGAGTTCGTGCCGGTCTCCGAGGAGACCGCGAACGAGCTCACGGCGCTGGCGCGGAGCCATGGCCTCAGCGTCAACAGCGTTGTGTACGGTGCGTGGGCCATCATGGTCAGCGCCATCACGGGCTCGCCGGACGTGGTCTGCGGTGCGCTCATGTCCGGGCGCAGCACCACGTCGGTCGACGTGGACCAGGCGGCGGGTCTGATGTTCAACATTCTCCCGGTGGGGACCACAGTGGATCCCGCTGCTCCTCTGCTGCCCTGGCTGGCCGAGGTTCAGGCGAGGATCTCCGCCATCAGCGACTACGAGTACTTCTCGCCGGCGGCCCTGCGCGACGTGACCGGAGTGCCTGCCGGGGAGCCGCTCTTCGAGAGCTACGTCGTCAACGAGAACGTGCCGGGCATGACGGCCGGTCTGGGCCGGCTCATGTCGGTCCTCGGAGCGGCGACCCCGGTCCAGGTCCTGGCCCAGACCGAGCATCCGCTGCGCGTTGAGATTCACTTCACGGACCAGTTCTCCGTGATCGCGGCCAACCACCGGTCCGGCTACTTCCCCGACGGGGCGGTGGCTCGCTGGATGAAGGAGTACGTGCGGCTACTTTCGGCCATCGTGGCGAATCCTGAGCGCCCTGTCGGTGACTTGGTCTCCGAGTGTGCGGCACAGGTCCGGTAA